The Micromonospora sp. NBC_00421 genome contains a region encoding:
- a CDS encoding cysteine desulfurase-like protein gives MPFDITRVRAAYPALAEGFAHFDGAGGTQTPQSVIDAVADAMRIAVGNRSTASVPGRRSLELVAQARSAVADLLGTAPDGVVLGPSATALTYTLARTLGATWRPGDEVVVSRLDHDANVRPWVQAAEAAGATVRWAEFDPTTGELPADQYADLVGDRTRLVAVTAGSNATGTMPDVATIAATAHTVDALVCVDGVHSVPHGPTDLAASGADFLVTSAYKWSGPHLAAMVAAPARWAAMHPAKLVPSSDAVPDRFEAGTPSFPLLAGVAAAVDHLAGLDPSTTGDRRSRVRAGLAAAQAYEETVFARLCDGLAARPAVTVLPAGARRCPTVSFRLAGWTPAGLAAALGAAGLCLSSGDYYAYEYFQTLGWRGSGGAVRASVYHYNTVDEVDRLLADLDRLAARQEQPVG, from the coding sequence ATGCCGTTCGACATCACCCGGGTCCGGGCCGCGTACCCCGCGCTCGCCGAGGGTTTCGCCCACTTCGACGGTGCCGGCGGCACCCAGACCCCGCAGTCGGTGATCGACGCGGTGGCCGACGCGATGCGGATCGCGGTGGGCAACCGCAGCACCGCCTCCGTGCCCGGCCGGCGCTCGCTGGAGCTGGTGGCGCAGGCCCGGAGCGCGGTGGCCGACCTGCTGGGCACCGCGCCGGACGGGGTGGTGCTGGGGCCGAGCGCGACCGCGCTGACGTACACCCTGGCCCGCACGCTCGGTGCCACCTGGCGTCCGGGCGACGAGGTGGTGGTCTCCCGGCTCGACCACGACGCCAACGTACGGCCCTGGGTGCAGGCGGCCGAGGCGGCGGGGGCCACCGTGCGCTGGGCCGAGTTCGACCCGACCACCGGGGAGTTACCCGCCGACCAGTACGCCGACCTGGTCGGTGACCGGACCCGGCTGGTGGCGGTGACGGCCGGCAGCAACGCGACAGGCACGATGCCGGACGTGGCGACGATCGCCGCGACCGCGCACACGGTCGACGCGTTGGTCTGCGTGGACGGGGTGCACTCGGTGCCGCACGGCCCGACCGACCTGGCCGCCTCGGGCGCGGACTTCCTGGTCACCAGCGCCTACAAGTGGTCCGGCCCGCACCTGGCGGCGATGGTGGCCGCCCCGGCCCGGTGGGCGGCGATGCACCCGGCCAAGCTGGTCCCCTCCTCCGACGCCGTACCCGACCGGTTCGAGGCCGGCACCCCGAGCTTCCCGCTGCTGGCCGGGGTGGCCGCCGCCGTCGACCACCTGGCCGGGCTGGACCCGAGCACCACCGGTGACCGCCGGTCCCGGGTCCGCGCCGGGCTGGCCGCCGCCCAGGCGTACGAGGAGACGGTCTTCGCCCGGCTGTGCGACGGGCTGGCCGCCAGGCCGGCGGTGACCGTCCTGCCGGCCGGCGCGCGTCGCTGCCCGACCGTGTCGTTCCGGCTGGCCGGGTGGACGCCGGCCGGGCTGGCCGCCGCACTCGGTGCCGCCGGGCTCTGCCTGTCCAGTGGTGACTACTACGCCTACGAGTACTTCCAGACGCTCGGGTGGCGCGGCAGTGGTGGTGCGGTCCGGGCGAGCGTCTACCACTACAACACCGTCGACGAGGTGGACCGGCTGCTGGCCGACCTGGACCGGCTGGCCGCCCGGCAGGAACAGCCGGTCGGCTGA
- a CDS encoding glycoside hydrolase family 3 protein — protein MNERNLAGLAATVLQPGFVGTTPPDWVCRWLADGLGAVVLFARNVVDPEQVAALTATLRAERPDVLVAIDEEAGDVTRIESGRGSSRPGNLALGAVDDPALTEEVARDLGRELAALGVTLNYAPDADVNINPANPVIGVRSFGADPHLVARHTAAWVRGLQSAGVAACAKHFPGHGDTRVDSHHDLPRIEASRARLDAGELVPFRAAVAAGVQAVMTGHLLVPALDPDLPATLSRRILGDLLRDELGFSGVVVTDAVEMRAVADRYGFAGAAVRALVAGADAICVGGERADEAAARYLRDAIVAAVLAGELPEERLAEAAKRVGQLAEWSTAARVGRPAGALRPVDGSPVGLTAARRAVRVSGDPVGRLPLTGAAHVVEFAPPHNIAIGAETPWGLGAPLADLLPGTCTVRFTEADLPADPTTGAAGRPLVLVVRDLHRHDWMRAAVDRALATRPDAVVVELGVPELVTGRLHLATHGATRAAARAAAELLAGAR, from the coding sequence ATGAACGAGCGCAACCTGGCGGGCCTGGCCGCCACCGTCCTGCAACCCGGCTTCGTCGGCACCACCCCGCCCGACTGGGTCTGCCGGTGGCTGGCCGACGGGCTCGGCGCGGTGGTGCTGTTCGCCCGTAACGTCGTCGACCCGGAGCAGGTGGCCGCGCTCACCGCGACCCTGCGCGCCGAGCGTCCCGACGTGCTGGTGGCCATCGACGAGGAGGCCGGCGACGTCACCCGGATCGAATCCGGCCGGGGCAGCTCCCGCCCCGGCAACCTCGCCCTCGGCGCGGTCGACGACCCCGCGCTCACCGAGGAGGTCGCCCGCGACCTCGGCCGTGAACTCGCCGCCCTCGGCGTCACCCTCAACTACGCGCCGGACGCCGACGTCAACATCAACCCGGCCAACCCGGTGATCGGGGTGCGTTCGTTCGGCGCCGACCCGCACCTGGTCGCCCGGCACACCGCAGCCTGGGTACGCGGCCTCCAGTCCGCCGGGGTGGCCGCCTGTGCCAAGCACTTCCCCGGCCACGGCGACACCCGGGTCGACTCGCACCACGACCTGCCCCGCATCGAGGCCAGCCGGGCCCGCCTCGACGCCGGCGAGCTGGTCCCCTTCCGGGCCGCCGTCGCCGCCGGGGTGCAGGCGGTGATGACCGGGCACCTGCTGGTCCCGGCCCTCGACCCCGACCTGCCGGCCACCCTCAGCCGCCGCATCCTCGGCGACCTGCTCCGCGACGAGCTGGGCTTCTCCGGTGTGGTGGTCACCGACGCGGTGGAGATGCGGGCCGTCGCCGACCGGTACGGCTTCGCCGGCGCCGCCGTCCGGGCGCTCGTCGCCGGGGCGGACGCGATCTGCGTCGGCGGGGAACGCGCCGACGAGGCCGCCGCCCGCTACCTGCGCGACGCCATCGTGGCCGCGGTGCTCGCTGGCGAGCTGCCCGAGGAGCGGCTCGCCGAGGCCGCGAAACGGGTCGGTCAGCTCGCCGAGTGGAGCACCGCCGCCCGCGTCGGTCGCCCTGCCGGCGCCCTGCGCCCGGTCGACGGCTCACCGGTCGGCCTGACCGCGGCCCGGCGGGCGGTCCGGGTCAGCGGCGACCCGGTCGGCCGGCTGCCGCTGACCGGTGCCGCGCACGTGGTCGAGTTCGCCCCACCGCACAACATCGCCATCGGCGCGGAGACCCCGTGGGGCCTCGGCGCTCCCCTGGCCGACCTGCTCCCCGGCACCTGCACCGTGCGGTTCACCGAGGCCGACCTGCCCGCCGACCCGACCACCGGGGCCGCCGGTCGGCCGCTGGTGCTTGTGGTACGGGACCTGCACCGGCACGACTGGATGCGGGCCGCCGTCGACCGGGCGTTGGCCACCCGGCCGGACGCCGTCGTCGTGGAGCTGGGCGTGCCCGAGCTGGTCACCGGCCGGCTGCACCTGGCCACCCACGGCGCGACCCGGGCCGCCGCCCGCGCCGCCGCCGAACTGCTCGCCGGAGCCCGCTGA
- a CDS encoding RecQ family ATP-dependent DNA helicase, whose translation MKLSMHSTTLRRAARSLFGWTALRPNQLAAMRAVMKRRDALVVLPTGAGKSAIYQIPASLIPGPTVVISPLLALQQDQIAALNERQRPELRAVRISSDESAAQQAEAITEIRQGRAEFLFITPEALSNPDRMAEVKSLAPALVAIDEAHCISAWGHDFRPDYLALGHLIDGLGRPPVVALTATASPPVRDDIIARLRLRDPEVVVSGLDRPNLFIEVAYCPTDDYRWRRLTALLRDDERPGIIYVPTRRAAEELADRLTTAGLPTQYYHGGMPTAARHALHEAFLADQVPIMVATSAFGMGIDKPNIAWVVHMALPDSPDSYFQEIGRAGRDGAPARVLLLWRAEDVGLQRYFSGGLPDETELRDLAALLRRRPATKKALREATGLGPRKLGQYLALLEQIGAAEPRAGQKIGAPRYSPTPAEAGAAALAEAERQQTVTRSRTDMMRAFAETTGCRGQVLLAYFGEQMSQICGHCDNCHAGTSVADSGAVGPFPVHSQVRHPEWGPGLVLNYEDDRMTVLFDEVGYKTLSVRVVSEQGLLTLD comes from the coding sequence ATGAAGCTGTCCATGCACTCGACGACGTTGCGCCGCGCGGCGCGCAGCCTTTTCGGCTGGACCGCGCTGCGGCCCAACCAGCTCGCCGCCATGCGCGCGGTGATGAAACGACGCGACGCCCTGGTGGTGCTCCCCACCGGAGCCGGCAAGTCGGCGATCTACCAGATCCCGGCGAGCCTGATCCCCGGGCCGACGGTGGTGATCTCACCCCTGCTCGCTCTTCAGCAGGACCAGATCGCCGCGCTCAACGAACGCCAACGCCCCGAGCTGCGCGCGGTACGGATCAGCTCGGACGAGAGCGCGGCCCAGCAGGCCGAGGCGATCACCGAGATCCGGCAGGGGCGGGCCGAGTTCCTCTTCATCACCCCGGAGGCGCTCAGCAACCCCGACCGGATGGCCGAGGTGAAATCGCTGGCACCGGCCCTGGTGGCGATCGACGAGGCGCACTGCATCTCGGCCTGGGGGCACGACTTCCGCCCCGACTACCTGGCGTTGGGCCACCTGATCGACGGTCTCGGCCGTCCGCCGGTGGTGGCGCTGACCGCCACCGCCTCCCCGCCGGTACGCGACGACATCATCGCGCGGCTGCGGCTGCGTGACCCCGAGGTGGTGGTCTCCGGGCTGGACCGGCCGAACCTCTTCATCGAGGTCGCCTACTGCCCGACCGACGACTACCGCTGGCGGCGGCTGACCGCGCTGCTGCGCGACGACGAGCGGCCCGGCATCATCTACGTGCCGACCCGACGGGCCGCCGAGGAGCTGGCCGACCGGCTGACCACCGCCGGTCTTCCCACCCAGTACTACCACGGGGGGATGCCCACCGCCGCCCGGCACGCACTGCACGAGGCGTTCCTCGCCGACCAGGTGCCGATCATGGTGGCGACCTCGGCGTTCGGCATGGGTATCGACAAGCCGAACATCGCCTGGGTGGTGCACATGGCGCTGCCCGACTCGCCGGACAGCTACTTCCAGGAGATCGGCCGGGCCGGCCGCGACGGTGCACCGGCCCGGGTGCTGCTGCTGTGGCGGGCCGAGGACGTCGGGCTGCAACGCTACTTCTCCGGCGGGCTGCCGGACGAGACCGAGCTGCGGGACCTGGCCGCGTTGCTGCGTCGTCGGCCGGCCACGAAGAAGGCCCTGCGCGAGGCGACCGGCCTCGGGCCCCGCAAGCTCGGCCAGTACCTGGCCCTGCTGGAGCAGATCGGCGCGGCCGAGCCCCGGGCCGGGCAGAAGATCGGCGCCCCGCGCTACTCCCCCACCCCGGCCGAGGCCGGCGCGGCGGCCCTGGCCGAGGCCGAACGGCAGCAGACGGTGACCCGCTCCCGTACCGACATGATGCGCGCGTTCGCCGAGACCACCGGGTGCCGGGGGCAGGTGCTGCTGGCGTACTTCGGTGAGCAGATGTCCCAGATCTGCGGGCACTGCGACAACTGCCACGCCGGCACCAGCGTCGCCGACAGCGGTGCGGTCGGCCCGTTCCCGGTGCACAGCCAGGTCCGGCACCCGGAGTGGGGTCCCGGACTGGTGCTCAACTACGAGGACGACCGGATGACGGTGCTCTTCGACGAGGTGGGCTACAAGACGCTCTCCGTGCGCGTGGTGTCCGAACAGGGTCTACTGACGCTGGACTAG
- a CDS encoding helix-turn-helix domain-containing protein — protein MVHRAMIDTEQLPPAERFGMWLDLVARTAAPLRIRSAHQHDFRARAEFVELGPVQLVRYRYPSLEAVRTAKLIRRTEVDFHMLALTTEGAGVVGQDGRQSRLGAGEFTFYDGSRPHEVSGFGDEGEQQHAASVVALIPYGAMPLSPERLTPLLAGRMSATEGLGALVAQYLTRITSYPEQYRQADAERLGGVALDLISTMLGRHLVAEDDMPREVRRRALLAQVQNHIQRHLGDAGLTPGSIAEAHHISVRSLHRLFEQEQTTVASYVRELRLERCRRDLADPALAHRPVQAVATRWGFRDKAHFSRTFRAAHRLTPQEYRTVHLQQARIVNSPASEVNSGRT, from the coding sequence ATGGTGCACCGCGCAATGATCGACACCGAACAACTGCCACCTGCGGAACGGTTCGGGATGTGGCTCGACCTGGTCGCCCGGACCGCCGCGCCGTTGCGGATCCGCTCCGCGCACCAGCACGACTTCCGGGCCCGGGCCGAGTTCGTCGAGCTGGGGCCGGTCCAGTTGGTGCGCTACCGCTACCCGTCGCTGGAGGCGGTCCGCACCGCGAAGCTGATCCGGCGTACCGAGGTGGACTTCCATATGCTCGCCCTCACCACCGAGGGCGCCGGCGTCGTCGGGCAGGACGGCCGGCAGAGCCGACTGGGTGCCGGGGAGTTCACCTTCTACGACGGCTCGCGCCCCCACGAGGTCAGCGGCTTCGGTGACGAGGGCGAGCAGCAGCACGCCGCCTCGGTGGTCGCCCTGATCCCTTACGGCGCGATGCCGCTGTCGCCGGAGCGGCTCACTCCGCTGCTGGCGGGCCGGATGTCGGCCACCGAGGGGCTGGGCGCGCTCGTCGCCCAGTACCTGACCCGGATCACCTCGTACCCGGAGCAGTACCGGCAGGCGGACGCCGAGCGACTCGGCGGGGTGGCGCTGGACCTGATCTCCACCATGCTCGGCCGGCATCTGGTCGCCGAGGACGACATGCCCCGCGAGGTACGCCGTCGGGCGCTCCTCGCCCAGGTGCAGAACCACATCCAGCGACACCTGGGTGACGCCGGCCTGACCCCCGGCTCGATCGCCGAGGCGCACCACATCTCGGTCCGGAGCCTGCACCGGCTCTTCGAACAGGAGCAGACCACTGTCGCCTCGTACGTCCGTGAGCTGCGGTTGGAGCGGTGCCGGCGGGACCTGGCCGATCCGGCGCTGGCACACCGGCCGGTCCAGGCCGTAGCCACCCGCTGGGGCTTCCGGGACAAGGCCCACTTCAGCCGGACCTTCCGGGCCGCCCACCGGCTGACACCGCAGGAATACCGGACGGTCCACCTTCAACAGGCACGGATCGTCAACAGCCCGGCGTCCGAAGTCAACTCAGGACGGACATAA
- a CDS encoding DNA topoisomerase IB: MRLRRSDPGRAGYGRRRRGKGWSFLDRHGAPVRDPDVLAWLGELVIPPAWSDVWIAPYPNGHILATGTDAAGRRQYLYHPEWRRRRDEAKFDHVLEVARRLPTLRARITDDLAGPGLNRDRVLATVARLLDMGTFRVGNEQYAVGEDATFGVSTLRPEHARSRGGCVVFEFPAKGGIAQVRRIEDPELCRVLTNLRRRRRAEERLFGYWDGRAWRDVRSDDVNGYLRDASGGEMTAKDFRTWHATVRAATELATVGAQRSVTARRRAVAGVMRAVADLLGNTPTVARTSYVDPRVVDLYHDGVVLPVTSGFPREQAERSVLELLEEA, from the coding sequence GTGCGACTGCGGCGCAGTGATCCGGGTCGGGCGGGGTACGGGCGTCGCCGGCGCGGCAAGGGCTGGAGCTTCCTGGATCGGCACGGTGCGCCGGTCCGGGATCCCGACGTGCTGGCCTGGCTGGGTGAGCTGGTGATCCCGCCCGCCTGGTCCGACGTCTGGATCGCGCCGTATCCCAACGGGCACATCCTGGCCACCGGGACCGACGCGGCCGGCCGCAGGCAGTACCTCTACCACCCCGAGTGGCGGCGCAGGCGGGACGAGGCGAAGTTCGACCACGTGCTGGAGGTGGCCCGTCGGCTGCCGACCCTGCGCGCGCGCATCACCGACGACCTGGCCGGCCCGGGGCTGAACCGGGACCGGGTGCTGGCCACCGTCGCCCGGCTGCTCGACATGGGCACCTTCCGGGTCGGCAACGAGCAGTACGCCGTCGGCGAGGACGCCACCTTCGGTGTCTCCACCCTGCGCCCGGAGCACGCCCGGTCCCGGGGCGGCTGCGTGGTCTTCGAGTTCCCGGCCAAGGGCGGCATCGCACAGGTCCGCCGGATCGAGGACCCGGAGCTGTGCCGGGTGCTGACCAACCTGCGTCGACGGCGGCGGGCCGAGGAACGGCTCTTCGGCTACTGGGACGGCCGGGCCTGGCGGGACGTGCGCAGCGACGACGTGAACGGCTACCTGCGGGACGCCAGCGGCGGTGAGATGACCGCCAAGGACTTCCGTACCTGGCATGCCACCGTACGCGCGGCCACCGAGCTGGCCACCGTCGGGGCGCAACGTTCCGTGACGGCCCGTCGCCGGGCGGTGGCCGGGGTGATGCGGGCGGTGGCCGACCTGCTCGGCAACACGCCCACGGTTGCCCGGACGTCGTACGTGGACCCCCGGGTGGTCGACCTGTACCACGACGGCGTGGTACTGCCGGTGACCTCCGGTTTCCCCCGTGAACAGGCCGAACGGTCGGTGCTGGAGCTACTGGAGGAGGCCTGA
- a CDS encoding glycosyltransferase family 9 protein, giving the protein MILVLRALGVGDLATAVPALRAVRAGYPDEELVLAAPAWLGPLVELVGGIDRLLPTDDLGPPPWPGPPAGRSPSSAGPASWPGPPPELAVNLHGRGPESHRMLAGAGRLLAFRCPSAGHRDGPDWCDDEHEVDRWCRLLDWYGIRADRTDLALRRPSPGRLPAGVTVVHPGSKVEAKRWPADRFAALARRLTDRGHRVVVTGSTGERELAARVAAGAGLPGSAVLAGRTDLGELAGLVAAARLVVSGDTGVGHLATAYRTPSVLLFGPVPPARWGPPPDRPWHRVLWAFGEDCGGSSGVATAARLAALPVDRVLAAVDEAEEMVRV; this is encoded by the coding sequence GTGATCCTGGTGCTGCGGGCGCTCGGCGTCGGGGACCTGGCCACCGCGGTCCCCGCCCTGCGTGCCGTGCGGGCCGGGTATCCGGACGAGGAGTTGGTGTTGGCCGCGCCCGCCTGGCTGGGACCGCTTGTCGAACTGGTCGGCGGGATCGACCGGCTGCTGCCCACCGACGACCTCGGCCCGCCACCCTGGCCCGGCCCACCGGCCGGTCGGTCACCGTCGTCGGCTGGCCCGGCGTCGTGGCCCGGCCCACCGCCGGAGCTGGCGGTCAACCTGCACGGACGGGGGCCGGAGTCGCATCGGATGCTGGCCGGCGCGGGCCGGTTGCTTGCCTTCCGGTGCCCGTCGGCCGGGCACCGGGACGGTCCCGACTGGTGCGACGACGAACACGAGGTGGACCGCTGGTGCCGGCTGCTCGACTGGTACGGCATCCGGGCCGACCGCACCGACCTGGCGTTGCGTCGACCATCACCGGGGCGGTTGCCGGCCGGGGTGACAGTGGTGCATCCGGGCAGCAAGGTCGAGGCGAAGAGGTGGCCGGCGGACCGGTTCGCCGCGCTGGCCCGACGGCTGACCGACCGGGGGCACCGGGTGGTGGTGACCGGTTCGACCGGTGAGCGGGAGCTGGCCGCCCGGGTGGCGGCGGGCGCGGGGCTGCCGGGGTCGGCGGTGCTGGCCGGGCGGACCGACCTGGGGGAGTTGGCTGGGCTGGTGGCTGCCGCCCGGCTGGTGGTCAGCGGGGACACCGGGGTAGGTCACCTCGCCACCGCCTACCGCACCCCGTCGGTGCTGCTCTTCGGCCCGGTCCCGCCGGCCCGCTGGGGGCCGCCGCCGGACCGGCCGTGGCACCGGGTGCTCTGGGCCTTCGGTGAGGATTGCGGCGGTTCCTCCGGGGTAGCAACGGCGGCGAGGTTGGCGGCGCTCCCGGTCGACCGGGTGCTCGCCGCGGTGGACGAGGCCGAGGAAATGGTACGGGTCTGA
- a CDS encoding SDR family oxidoreductase has translation MSSSPFRAGRTVLVTGGSSGLGAAVVTAVARAGGRPLVLDRRRPDDDGVPWVGCDLADTRAAEEATRELAERAGGLDAVVTAAGMDVPGRLADVPRETWERIVVVDLLATVAVVRAALPYLEASRGNVVTVASTLGVKAVGDATAYCAAKFGVVGFTRSLAAELAGSVGVTLLIPGGMRTAFFDDRDPQYRPGPDAKLNAPEDTAAAVMFALSQPPGCAVRELVVCAEQETSYP, from the coding sequence ATGAGCAGCAGTCCATTCCGGGCCGGTCGGACCGTCCTGGTCACCGGCGGATCGAGCGGGCTCGGCGCGGCGGTGGTCACCGCCGTCGCGCGGGCCGGCGGACGACCGTTGGTGCTGGACCGGCGCCGCCCCGACGACGACGGGGTGCCGTGGGTCGGGTGCGACCTGGCCGACACCCGGGCCGCCGAGGAGGCCACCCGGGAACTGGCCGAGCGGGCCGGCGGGCTGGACGCGGTGGTGACCGCCGCCGGGATGGACGTGCCGGGCCGGCTGGCCGACGTCCCCCGCGAGACCTGGGAACGGATCGTCGTGGTGGACCTGCTCGCCACGGTGGCGGTGGTCCGGGCCGCGCTGCCCTACCTGGAGGCGTCCCGGGGCAACGTCGTCACGGTCGCCTCCACCCTGGGCGTCAAGGCGGTCGGGGACGCCACCGCGTACTGCGCGGCGAAGTTCGGGGTGGTCGGCTTCACCCGGTCGCTCGCCGCCGAGCTGGCCGGCAGCGTCGGGGTGACCCTGCTGATCCCGGGCGGGATGCGGACCGCCTTCTTCGACGACCGTGACCCGCAGTACCGACCCGGGCCGGATGCCAAACTCAACGCCCCGGAGGACACCGCCGCCGCAGTCATGTTCGCGCTGTCCCAGCCGCCCGGCTGTGCCGTTCGGGAGTTGGTGGTCTGTGCCGAACAGGAGACCTCGTACCCGTGA
- a CDS encoding PfkB family carbohydrate kinase, which translates to MRGPLVVIGDTLLDRDVEGAVNRLCPDSPVPVLDETAYADRPGGAGLAAVFAAAAGAEVALVTALADDAGAARLSSLLTAAGVQVYGLSLAGTTPEKIRLRARGRVLLRHDRGGAVGEPGPPTDAVLRLIAGASAVLVSDYGRGVARQPALRAALAATRAPVVWDPHPRGPVAVPGVQLVTPNESEARELAKVPPGGSRLTTAAQAAQRLRDRWRAGAVVVTLGGDGALLSHAGKTPLMVSAPVSAEGDTCGAGDRFASAAGLALARGALVSEAVQAAVGAASAYVADGGVAAALPAPVRACPPVLVGGGERIGAAAAGAVVAEVRAAGGTVVATGGCFDLLHAGHVATLQAARQLGDCLVVCLNSDASVTGLKGPDRPVTTQGDRARLLAALSCVDAVVVFDEATPHAALGWLRPDIWVKGGDYATGVGDEPILPEADLLRRWGGDSVVVPYLDGRSTTDMIAAARGERRTAASADAPQPEPARSPVEAAGPAGSTAEGAR; encoded by the coding sequence GTGAGAGGTCCCCTGGTGGTCATCGGCGACACCCTGCTGGACCGGGACGTCGAAGGCGCGGTGAACCGGCTCTGTCCCGACTCGCCGGTGCCGGTGCTGGACGAGACCGCGTACGCCGACCGGCCCGGCGGGGCGGGCCTGGCCGCGGTCTTCGCCGCCGCCGCGGGCGCCGAGGTGGCGCTGGTGACCGCGCTCGCCGACGACGCCGGGGCCGCCCGGCTCAGCTCCCTGCTGACCGCCGCCGGGGTGCAGGTGTACGGGTTGTCGCTGGCCGGGACGACGCCGGAGAAGATCCGGCTGCGGGCCAGGGGCCGGGTGCTGCTGCGGCACGACCGTGGCGGCGCCGTGGGTGAACCGGGGCCCCCCACCGATGCGGTGCTCCGGTTGATCGCCGGGGCGTCCGCGGTGCTGGTAAGCGACTACGGGCGGGGGGTGGCCCGGCAGCCGGCGCTGCGGGCGGCGCTGGCCGCGACCCGGGCGCCGGTGGTCTGGGATCCGCATCCGCGTGGCCCGGTCGCCGTACCCGGGGTGCAGTTGGTGACCCCGAACGAGTCGGAGGCCCGGGAACTGGCCAAGGTGCCACCGGGCGGCTCCCGGCTGACGACCGCCGCGCAGGCCGCGCAGAGGCTACGGGACCGCTGGCGGGCCGGCGCGGTGGTGGTGACCCTCGGCGGTGACGGTGCGCTGCTCTCCCACGCGGGGAAGACTCCGCTGATGGTCTCCGCGCCGGTCTCCGCCGAGGGGGACACCTGCGGGGCGGGGGACCGGTTCGCCTCGGCGGCCGGGCTGGCGCTGGCCCGGGGGGCGCTGGTCTCCGAAGCGGTCCAGGCGGCGGTCGGTGCGGCATCGGCGTACGTGGCGGACGGAGGGGTGGCCGCCGCGCTGCCCGCGCCCGTGCGCGCCTGCCCGCCGGTGCTCGTCGGCGGCGGGGAGCGGATCGGGGCCGCCGCCGCCGGCGCGGTGGTGGCCGAGGTACGGGCGGCCGGCGGGACCGTGGTGGCCACCGGTGGCTGCTTCGACCTGCTGCACGCCGGGCACGTGGCGACCCTCCAGGCCGCCCGGCAACTCGGCGACTGCCTGGTGGTCTGCCTGAATTCCGATGCCAGCGTCACCGGGCTGAAGGGTCCGGACCGGCCGGTGACCACGCAGGGCGACCGCGCCCGGCTGCTCGCCGCGTTGAGCTGTGTCGACGCGGTGGTGGTCTTCGACGAGGCGACCCCGCACGCGGCACTGGGCTGGTTGCGACCCGACATCTGGGTCAAGGGCGGGGACTACGCCACCGGCGTCGGGGACGAACCGATCCTGCCGGAGGCCGACCTGCTCCGCCGGTGGGGTGGGGACAGCGTGGTGGTGCCGTACCTGGACGGGCGCTCCACCACCGACATGATCGCGGCGGCCCGGGGCGAACGCCGGACCGCCGCGTCGGCCGACGCCCCGCAGCCGGAACCGGCCCGTTCCCCGGTGGAGGCGGCGGGGCCGGCGGGTTCGACAGCGGAGGGAGCACGATGA
- a CDS encoding D-sedoheptulose-7-phosphate isomerase has protein sequence MTTSTGAARAGLLDAHLNLLAEALLPYRAAEPLLARWGTELAGILVGGGRLLVAGNGGSAAEAQHLTAELVGKLRDDRQPLSAIALHAETSALTAIGNDYGYEEVFARQVRAHGRPGDVLLVMSTSGASGNLLAAVAAARETGVRCWAFTGPAPNPLAGVCHEALAVASPDSQVVQELHLVSTHVLCEYVDRALPTALAALAGQAATVAADLPGPAVDGPAVDDLPAPPVADGGPVRTGVEVVVDGASADGERGGAA, from the coding sequence ATGACGACGTCGACCGGGGCGGCGCGGGCCGGCCTGCTGGACGCGCACCTGAACCTGCTGGCCGAGGCGCTGCTGCCGTACCGCGCGGCGGAGCCGTTGCTGGCCCGGTGGGGTACCGAGCTGGCCGGGATCCTCGTCGGCGGCGGCCGGTTGCTCGTCGCCGGCAACGGGGGCAGCGCCGCGGAGGCCCAGCACCTGACCGCCGAGTTGGTCGGCAAGCTGCGCGACGACCGGCAGCCGCTGTCGGCGATCGCCCTGCACGCCGAGACCTCGGCGTTGACCGCGATCGGCAACGACTACGGCTACGAGGAGGTCTTCGCCCGCCAGGTCCGGGCCCACGGCCGCCCGGGTGACGTCCTGCTGGTGATGTCCACCAGCGGGGCCAGCGGCAACCTGCTCGCCGCGGTCGCCGCCGCCCGGGAGACGGGGGTGCGCTGTTGGGCGTTCACCGGACCGGCGCCGAACCCGCTCGCCGGGGTCTGCCACGAGGCCCTCGCCGTCGCCTCCCCGGACAGCCAGGTGGTGCAGGAGCTGCACCTGGTCTCCACCCACGTGCTCTGCGAGTACGTCGACCGGGCGCTGCCCACGGCACTGGCCGCCCTGGCCGGGCAGGCGGCCACCGTGGCGGCCGACCTGCCCGGTCCGGCGGTGGACGGTCCGGCGGTGGACGACCTGCCCGCCCCGCCGGTGGCGGACGGTGGACCGGTGCGGACCGGGGTGGAGGTGGTCGTCGACGGGGCGTCGGCCGACGGGGAACGGGGAGGCGCGGCGTGA